From one Mycobacterium colombiense CECT 3035 genomic stretch:
- a CDS encoding Rv1476 family membrane protein — protein sequence MTGHDSFVLPLYIPQDVDMSVIKAQVAADGVSAPPSAMPGLLDVVNQARADGINLKIVLLDHNPPNDTPLRDISTVVGADYHDATVLTLSPSYVGSYSTQFPRVTLEAGEDIAKTGNPVVSAQHFLHELDTPEFPWTGLTIFLLIAVFAAAVGTRLLQLRSKRSATTDDTAANPAADANTAV from the coding sequence ATGACCGGGCACGATTCCTTCGTCCTGCCGCTCTATATCCCGCAGGACGTCGACATGTCCGTGATCAAGGCACAGGTGGCCGCGGACGGTGTGAGCGCCCCGCCGTCGGCGATGCCGGGACTGCTCGACGTGGTGAACCAGGCGCGCGCCGACGGCATCAACCTCAAGATCGTGCTGCTCGACCACAACCCCCCGAACGACACCCCGCTACGCGACATCTCGACGGTGGTCGGCGCGGACTATCACGACGCGACGGTGCTGACGCTCAGCCCGAGCTACGTCGGCAGCTACAGCACGCAGTTCCCCCGCGTCACGCTCGAGGCCGGCGAGGACATCGCCAAGACCGGCAACCCGGTGGTCTCCGCGCAACACTTCTTGCACGAGTTGGACACGCCCGAGTTTCCCTGGACGGGCCTGACGATCTTCCTGTTGATCGCCGTCTTCGCGGCGGCCGTCGGCACCCGGTTGTTGCAGTTGCGTAGCAAGCGTTCAGCAACGACGGATGACACCGCGGCAAACCCCGCGGCCGACGCCAATACCGCCGTGTAA
- a CDS encoding NfeD family protein, with the protein MPAALLWLIFALVLAGAEALTGHLFLVMLGGGALAASLTSWVTDLPVWANGAVFLVVSVLLLVLVRPPLKRRLTPAGMPRLGIEALQGKTALVLERVARDEGQVKLDGQVWSARPLDDGEVYEPGEPVTVMQIDGATAVVFRSSL; encoded by the coding sequence ATGCCCGCCGCGCTGCTTTGGCTAATATTCGCGCTGGTGCTGGCCGGTGCGGAGGCGCTCACCGGTCATTTGTTTTTGGTGATGCTCGGTGGGGGCGCACTGGCCGCCTCGCTAACCAGCTGGGTGACCGACTTGCCGGTGTGGGCGAACGGCGCGGTGTTCCTGGTGGTCTCGGTGCTGCTGCTGGTGCTGGTGCGCCCGCCGCTGAAGCGACGGCTGACGCCGGCCGGAATGCCGCGCTTGGGAATCGAGGCGCTGCAGGGCAAGACCGCGCTGGTGCTCGAGCGGGTCGCGCGTGACGAGGGCCAGGTGAAACTCGACGGCCAGGTGTGGTCGGCGCGCCCGCTTGACGACGGCGAGGTCTACGAACCTGGCGAGCCGGTCACCGTCATGCAGATCGACGGGGCCACCGCGGTGGTCTTCAGGAGCAGTCTGTAG
- a CDS encoding DUF58 domain-containing protein produces MTDAKRPVVHPPSMQRGQIDDPKLSAALRTLELTVKRKLDGVLHGDHLGLIPGPGSEPGESREYQPGDDVRRMDWAVTARTTHPHVRQMIADRELETWLVVDMSASLDFGTTVCEKRDLAVAAAAAITFLNSGGGNRLGAIVSTGANITRVPARSGRQHEQTLLRTIATTPRAPVGVRGDLATAIDALRRPERRRGMAVIISDFLGPINWMRPLRAVAARHEVLAVEVLDPRDIELPDIGDVVLQDAESGVTREFTIDAQLRDDFAKAAAAHRADVARTIRSCGAPILTLRTDRDWIADIVRFVESRRRGALAGRQ; encoded by the coding sequence GTGACCGACGCCAAGCGGCCGGTGGTCCATCCGCCGTCGATGCAGCGGGGTCAGATCGATGACCCGAAGCTGTCGGCGGCGCTGCGCACGCTCGAGCTCACCGTCAAACGCAAGCTCGACGGTGTGCTGCACGGCGATCACCTCGGCCTGATCCCGGGCCCGGGCTCGGAACCGGGGGAGTCGCGCGAGTACCAGCCCGGCGACGACGTCCGCCGGATGGACTGGGCCGTCACCGCGCGCACCACGCACCCGCACGTGCGGCAGATGATCGCCGACCGTGAGCTGGAAACCTGGTTGGTGGTCGACATGTCGGCCAGCCTGGACTTCGGCACCACCGTGTGCGAGAAGCGCGACCTGGCCGTCGCGGCCGCGGCCGCCATCACCTTCCTCAACAGCGGGGGCGGCAACCGGCTGGGCGCGATCGTGTCCACCGGCGCCAACATCACCCGGGTGCCGGCCCGCTCCGGGCGCCAGCACGAGCAGACGCTGCTGCGCACCATCGCGACCACGCCGCGCGCCCCGGTCGGGGTGCGCGGCGACCTGGCGACGGCGATCGACGCGCTGCGCCGGCCGGAACGCCGCCGCGGCATGGCGGTGATCATCAGCGACTTCCTGGGGCCGATCAACTGGATGCGGCCGCTGCGGGCCGTCGCCGCCCGGCACGAGGTGCTGGCCGTCGAGGTGCTCGATCCGCGCGACATCGAACTGCCCGACATCGGCGACGTGGTGCTGCAGGACGCCGAGTCCGGCGTCACCCGCGAATTCACCATCGACGCCCAGCTGCGCGACGACTTCGCCAAGGCCGCAGCGGCGCACCGCGCCGACGTGGCGCGCACCATCCGCAGCTGCGGGGCCCCGATCCTGACGCTGCGCACCGACCGCGACTGGATAGCCGACATCGTGCGGTTTGTCGAATCCCGTCGTCGCGGTGCATTGGCAGGGCGGCAGTGA
- the fabG1 gene encoding 3-oxoacyl-ACP reductase FabG1: MTDAATELAANGVKPAFVSRSVLVTGGNRGIGLAIAQRLAADGHKVAITHRGSGAPEGLFGVECDVTDNDAIDRAFKEVEEHQGPVEVLVSNAGISKDAFLIRMTEERFEQVINANLTGAFRVTQRAARSMQKKRFGRIIYIGSVSGSWGIGNQSNYAAAKAGLIGMARSISRELSKAGVTANVVAPGYIDTEMTRALDERIQAGALDFIPAKRVGTAAEVAGVVSFLASEDASYIAGAVIPVDGGMGMGH, translated from the coding sequence GTGACTGACGCAGCCACCGAACTCGCCGCCAACGGCGTCAAACCGGCATTCGTATCCCGTTCAGTCCTGGTCACCGGCGGAAACCGGGGGATCGGGCTGGCGATCGCACAGCGGCTGGCCGCCGACGGCCACAAGGTGGCGATCACGCACCGCGGATCCGGGGCGCCCGAGGGACTGTTCGGTGTCGAGTGCGACGTGACCGACAACGACGCCATCGACCGCGCCTTCAAAGAGGTCGAGGAGCACCAGGGCCCGGTCGAGGTGCTGGTGTCCAACGCCGGCATCTCCAAGGACGCATTCCTCATCCGGATGACCGAGGAGCGGTTCGAGCAGGTCATCAACGCCAACCTCACCGGGGCGTTCCGGGTGACCCAGCGCGCCGCGCGCAGCATGCAGAAGAAGCGGTTCGGCCGGATCATCTACATCGGCTCGGTCTCCGGCAGCTGGGGCATCGGCAACCAGTCCAACTACGCCGCCGCCAAGGCCGGTCTCATCGGCATGGCCCGTTCGATCTCGCGGGAGCTGTCCAAGGCCGGGGTGACCGCGAACGTGGTGGCGCCCGGCTACATCGACACCGAGATGACCCGCGCGCTGGACGAGCGGATTCAGGCCGGGGCGTTGGACTTCATCCCCGCGAAGCGGGTCGGCACGGCCGCGGAGGTCGCCGGGGTGGTCAGCTTCCTGGCGTCCGAGGACGCGAGTTACATAGCCGGTGCGGTCATCCCGGTCGATGGCGGCATGGGCATGGGTCACTGA
- a CDS encoding VWA domain-containing protein translates to MTLPLLGPMSLSGFEHSWFFLFLLVVVGLAALYILMQLARQRRMLRFANMELLESVAPKRPSTWRHVPAILLIASLVLFTIAMAGPTNDVRIPRNRAVVMLVIDVSQSMRATDVQPTRMAAAQEAAKQFADELTPGINLGLIAYAGTATVLVSPTTNRESTKTALDKLQYADRTATGEGIFTALQAIATVGAVIGGGDKPPPARIVLFSDGKETMPTNPDNPKGAFTAARTAKDQGVPISTISFGTPYGFVEINDQRQPVPVDDETLKKVAQLSGGNAYNAASLQELKSVYATLQQQIGYETIKGDASVGWVRLGAVVLALAALAALLINRRLPT, encoded by the coding sequence GTGACCCTGCCGCTACTCGGCCCAATGTCGTTGTCGGGCTTTGAACATTCGTGGTTCTTCCTGTTCCTGCTCGTCGTCGTCGGGCTGGCCGCGCTCTACATCCTGATGCAGTTGGCGCGGCAGCGGCGCATGCTGCGCTTCGCCAACATGGAGCTGCTGGAAAGCGTTGCGCCCAAACGGCCTTCGACCTGGCGGCACGTGCCGGCCATTCTGCTCATCGCGTCGCTCGTGCTGTTCACCATCGCGATGGCGGGTCCGACGAACGACGTGCGGATCCCGCGCAACCGCGCGGTGGTGATGCTGGTCATCGACGTCTCGCAATCCATGCGCGCCACCGACGTGCAGCCCACCCGGATGGCGGCCGCCCAGGAGGCCGCCAAGCAGTTCGCCGACGAGCTGACCCCGGGCATCAACCTCGGGCTGATCGCCTATGCGGGCACCGCGACGGTGTTGGTATCGCCGACGACCAACCGCGAATCGACCAAGACCGCGCTGGACAAGTTGCAGTACGCGGACCGCACCGCGACCGGCGAGGGCATCTTCACCGCCCTGCAGGCCATCGCGACGGTGGGCGCGGTGATCGGCGGGGGTGACAAGCCGCCGCCGGCGCGCATCGTGCTGTTCTCCGACGGCAAGGAGACGATGCCGACCAATCCGGACAACCCGAAAGGCGCCTTCACCGCCGCGCGAACCGCCAAGGACCAGGGCGTGCCGATCTCGACCATTTCGTTCGGCACGCCCTACGGCTTCGTCGAGATCAACGACCAGCGCCAGCCGGTGCCCGTCGACGACGAGACGCTGAAGAAGGTCGCCCAGCTCTCGGGTGGAAACGCCTACAACGCAGCGTCATTGCAGGAACTCAAATCGGTGTACGCGACGCTGCAGCAGCAGATCGGCTACGAGACCATCAAGGGCGATGCCAGCGTGGGCTGGGTGCGGCTGGGTGCGGTGGTGCTGGCGCTGGCCGCGCTGGCGGCGTTGCTGATCAACCGGCGCCTGCCCACGTAG
- the ripA gene encoding NlpC/P60 family peptidoglycan endopeptidase RipA, which produces MRRTRWGSSARPVARLVRPVVPSVLSLALLIATPGLAEADPTADNLAALIANVAKANQRLQNLSAEIQTEQESVNKALVDVETARDNAATAQHDLEASQRAVKDANIAIAGAQRRFDTFAAATYMNGPSNSYLTASSPDDIIATEAAAKNLTTSSQTVMAKLQQARTEQVNKESAARLAKQNADKAAADAKSSQDAAVAALTNSKQKFDQQREDIIRLAAERDQAQVKLEAAKREAARQWSAGAGGPGAPASGDRWETGSAGAPAPSSGGRQWDGAWDPTLPMIPSANVPGDPIAVINQVLGISATSTQVTAGLGRNFLQQMGILKPDDTGITNAAPGGVGGRIPRVYGRQATEYVIRRGMSQIGVPYSWGGGNAAGPSRGIDSGAGITGFDCSGLVLYSFAGVGIKLPHYSGSQYNLGRKIPSSQMRRGDVIFYGPGGSQHVTIYLGDGQMLEAPDIGLKVRVAPVRTSGMTPYVVRYIEW; this is translated from the coding sequence ATGAGACGCACACGCTGGGGGTCTTCTGCGCGACCGGTCGCAAGGCTGGTGCGGCCCGTCGTCCCGTCCGTTTTGAGCCTGGCCCTGCTGATCGCCACGCCGGGCCTGGCGGAGGCCGACCCCACCGCCGACAATCTGGCCGCACTCATCGCCAACGTCGCCAAGGCCAACCAGCGGCTGCAGAACCTCAGCGCCGAGATCCAGACTGAGCAGGAAAGCGTCAACAAGGCCCTGGTCGACGTGGAGACGGCGCGGGACAACGCGGCCACCGCCCAGCACGATCTGGAGGCCAGCCAGCGAGCGGTCAAGGACGCCAACATCGCCATCGCCGGGGCGCAGCGGCGTTTCGACACGTTCGCCGCGGCCACCTACATGAACGGCCCTTCGAACAGCTACCTGACGGCGAGCAGCCCCGACGACATCATCGCGACCGAAGCCGCCGCCAAGAACCTGACCACCAGCTCGCAGACCGTGATGGCCAAGCTGCAGCAGGCCCGCACCGAGCAGGTGAACAAGGAATCGGCGGCGCGACTGGCCAAGCAGAACGCCGACAAGGCCGCCGCCGACGCCAAGTCCAGCCAGGACGCGGCGGTGGCGGCGCTGACCAACTCCAAGCAGAAGTTCGACCAGCAACGCGAAGACATCATTCGCCTTGCCGCCGAACGGGATCAGGCTCAGGTCAAGCTCGAGGCGGCCAAGCGCGAGGCCGCGCGGCAGTGGTCCGCAGGTGCCGGCGGGCCGGGAGCGCCCGCGTCGGGTGACCGGTGGGAGACCGGATCGGCGGGCGCACCGGCGCCGTCGTCCGGGGGCCGGCAGTGGGACGGCGCCTGGGACCCGACGTTGCCGATGATCCCGAGCGCCAACGTCCCCGGCGACCCGATCGCGGTGATCAACCAGGTGCTCGGCATCTCGGCCACCTCGACACAGGTCACCGCCGGGCTGGGCCGCAACTTCCTGCAGCAGATGGGCATCCTCAAGCCCGACGACACCGGCATCACCAACGCGGCGCCCGGTGGCGTCGGCGGGCGCATTCCCCGGGTGTACGGCCGGCAGGCCACCGAATACGTGATCCGGCGCGGCATGTCGCAGATCGGCGTGCCCTACTCCTGGGGTGGGGGCAATGCCGCCGGCCCGAGCAGGGGCATCGACTCCGGGGCGGGCATCACCGGCTTCGACTGTTCGGGCCTGGTCCTGTACTCGTTCGCCGGCGTGGGCATCAAGCTGCCGCACTACTCGGGCTCGCAGTACAACCTGGGCCGCAAGATCCCGTCCTCGCAGATGCGCCGCGGCGACGTCATCTTCTACGGCCCGGGCGGCAGCCAGCACGTCACGATCTACCTCGGCGACGGCCAGATGCTCGAGGCTCCCGACATCGGGCTGAAGGTCCGCGTCGCCCCGGTGCGCACCAGCGGCATGACGCCCTACGTGGTCCGATACATCGAGTGGTAA
- the moxR1 gene encoding chaperone MoxR1, protein MTAAGGPPPGASGYSGPGGQSGPAHEAPTGGGNGLAAEVQTLERAIFEVKRIIVGQDQLVERMLVGLLSKGHVLLEGVPGVAKTLAVETFAKVVGGTFARIQFTPDLVPTDIIGTRIYRQGKEEFDTELGPVVVNFLLADEINRAPAKVQSALLEVMQERHVSIGGKTFPLPNPFLVMATQNPIEHEGVYPLPEAQRDRFLFKINVGYPSPEEEREIIYRMGVRPPEPKQILNTGDLLRLQDIAANVFVHHALVDYVVRVVTATRHPEQLGMNDVKTWISFGASPRASLGIIAASRSLALVRGRDYVIPQDVVDVIPDVLRHRLVLTYDALADEISPEIVINRVLQTVALPQVNAVPQQGHSVPPVMQPAGAASGR, encoded by the coding sequence ATGACAGCAGCAGGTGGGCCGCCGCCAGGCGCCAGCGGTTACTCGGGCCCGGGCGGGCAATCCGGCCCGGCTCACGAAGCGCCGACGGGCGGAGGCAACGGGTTGGCCGCCGAGGTGCAGACCCTGGAGCGGGCCATCTTCGAGGTCAAACGCATCATCGTCGGCCAGGACCAGCTGGTGGAGCGCATGCTGGTCGGCCTTTTGTCCAAGGGGCACGTGCTGCTCGAGGGTGTGCCCGGCGTGGCCAAGACGCTGGCCGTCGAGACCTTCGCCAAGGTGGTCGGCGGGACGTTCGCGCGCATCCAGTTCACGCCCGACCTGGTGCCCACCGACATCATCGGTACCCGCATCTACCGGCAGGGCAAGGAGGAGTTCGACACCGAGCTCGGCCCGGTGGTGGTCAACTTCCTGCTCGCCGACGAGATCAACCGCGCGCCGGCCAAGGTGCAGTCGGCGCTGCTGGAGGTCATGCAGGAGCGCCACGTGTCGATCGGCGGTAAGACGTTCCCGCTGCCCAACCCGTTCCTGGTGATGGCGACGCAGAACCCGATCGAGCACGAGGGCGTCTACCCGCTGCCCGAAGCCCAGCGTGACCGCTTCCTGTTCAAGATCAACGTCGGCTACCCCTCGCCGGAGGAGGAGCGGGAGATCATCTACCGGATGGGCGTGCGCCCGCCGGAGCCCAAGCAGATCCTCAACACCGGCGACCTGCTGCGGCTGCAGGACATCGCGGCCAACGTCTTCGTCCACCACGCGCTGGTCGACTACGTGGTGCGCGTGGTGACCGCCACCCGCCACCCCGAGCAGCTCGGCATGAACGACGTCAAGACGTGGATCTCGTTCGGGGCGTCGCCCCGCGCCTCGCTGGGCATCATCGCGGCGTCCCGGTCGCTGGCGCTGGTCCGCGGCCGCGACTACGTGATCCCGCAGGACGTCGTGGACGTCATCCCCGACGTGCTGCGGCACCGGCTGGTGCTCACCTACGACGCGCTGGCCGACGAGATCTCACCGGAGATCGTCATCAACCGGGTGCTGCAGACGGTTGCCCTGCCTCAGGTGAACGCCGTTCCGCAGCAAGGTCATTCGGTGCCCCCGGTGATGCAACCCGCCGGCGCGGCCAGCGGTCGGTGA
- the inhA gene encoding NADH-dependent enoyl-ACP reductase InhA, with product MAGLLDGKRILISGIITDSSIAFHIAKAAQEAGAQLVLTGFDRLRLIQRIADRLPEKAPLIELDVQNEEHLNSLAERITAEIGEGNKLDGVVHSIGFMPQTGMGINPFFDAPYEDVAKGIHISAYSYASLAKATLPIMNPGGSIVGMDFDPSRAMPAYNWMTVAKSALESVNRFVAREAGKFGVRSNLVAAGPIRTLAMSAIVGGALGEEAGAQMQLLEEGWDQRAPIGWNMKDPTPVAKTVCALLSDWLPATTGTIIYADGGASTQLL from the coding sequence ATGGCAGGACTGCTCGACGGCAAACGGATTCTGATCTCGGGGATCATCACCGATTCGTCGATCGCGTTTCACATCGCCAAGGCGGCCCAGGAGGCGGGTGCGCAGTTGGTGCTCACCGGGTTTGACCGGTTGCGCCTGATTCAGCGCATCGCCGACCGGCTGCCGGAGAAGGCGCCGCTGATCGAGCTCGACGTGCAGAACGAGGAGCACCTGAACTCGCTCGCCGAGCGGATTACTGCCGAGATCGGCGAGGGCAACAAGCTCGACGGTGTGGTGCACTCGATCGGTTTCATGCCGCAGACCGGGATGGGCATCAACCCGTTCTTCGACGCGCCGTACGAGGATGTCGCCAAAGGCATTCACATCTCGGCGTATTCGTACGCCTCGCTGGCCAAGGCGACGCTGCCGATCATGAACCCCGGTGGCTCCATCGTGGGCATGGACTTCGATCCGAGCCGGGCGATGCCGGCCTACAACTGGATGACGGTGGCCAAGAGCGCGCTGGAATCGGTGAACCGGTTCGTGGCTCGCGAGGCGGGCAAGTTCGGCGTGCGATCGAATCTCGTTGCGGCGGGCCCGATCCGAACCCTGGCTATGAGCGCCATCGTCGGCGGGGCGCTCGGCGAGGAGGCCGGCGCGCAGATGCAGCTGCTCGAAGAGGGCTGGGACCAGCGCGCCCCGATCGGCTGGAACATGAAGGACCCGACGCCGGTCGCCAAGACGGTGTGCGCGTTGCTCTCGGACTGGCTGCCTGCGACGACGGGGACCATCATCTACGCCGACGGCGGCGCCAGCACCCAATTGCTGTAA
- a CDS encoding aconitate hydratase translates to MTDSVNSFEARDTLKVGDQSYQIYRLDAVPNTEKLPYSLKVLAENLLRNEDGANITKDHIEAIANWDPKAEPSIEIQYTPARVVMQDFTGVPCIVDLATMREAIGDLGGKAEKVNPLAPADLVIDHSVIADLFGTADAFERNVEIEYQRNGERYQFLRWGQGAFQDFKVVPPGTGIVHQVNIEYLASVVMERDGVAYPDTCVGTDSHTTMVNGLGVLGWGVGGIEAEAAMLGQPVSMLIPRVVGFKLTGEIQAGVTATDVVLTVTEMLRKHGVVGKFVEFYGKGVSEVPLANRATLGNMSPEFGSTAAIFPIDEETISYLKFTGRTDQQLALVETYAKEQGLWHDPDHEPAFSEYLELDLSTVVPSIAGPKRPQDRIALSAAKSTFRDQILSYVDGDTDSQQGYSKLDESVEETFPASDPGAVSNGHADDVPEVHSAAAHATGRPSNPVTVKSDERGEFVLDHGAVVIAAVTSCTNTSNPEVMLGAALLARNAVEKGLASKPWVKTTMAPGSQVVNDYYDKAGLWPYLEKLGFYLVGYGCTTCIGNSGPLPDEISKAINDNDLSVTAVLSGNRNFEGRINPDVKMNYLASPPLVVAYALAGTMDFDFESQPLGKDKDGNDVFLKDIWPSQKDVSDTIASAINSEMFTKNYGDVFKGDERWRNLPTPSGNTFEWNPDSTYVRKPPYFDGMPAEPEPVGDITGARVLALLGDSVTTDHISPASSIKPGTPAAQYLDEHGVERKDYNSFGSRRGNHEVMIRGTFANIRLRNMLLDDVSGGYTRDFTQDGGPQAFIYDAAQNYAAQDIPLVVLGGKEYGSGSSRDWAAKGTRLLGVRAVIAESFERIHRSNLIGMGVIPLQFPDGKSATDLGLDGTEVFDITGIEELNSGKTPKTVHVKASKDSGDPIEFDAVVRIDTPGEADYYRNGGILQYVLRNMLKSG, encoded by the coding sequence GTGACTGATTCGGTGAATTCGTTCGAAGCCCGCGACACCCTCAAGGTGGGCGACCAGAGCTACCAGATCTATCGTCTCGACGCCGTCCCCAACACCGAGAAGCTCCCCTACAGCCTCAAGGTGCTGGCCGAGAACCTGTTGCGCAACGAGGACGGCGCCAACATCACCAAAGACCACATCGAGGCCATCGCGAACTGGGATCCCAAGGCGGAACCCAGCATTGAGATCCAGTACACGCCCGCCCGCGTGGTGATGCAGGACTTCACCGGGGTGCCGTGCATCGTCGACCTGGCCACCATGCGCGAGGCCATCGGCGACCTCGGCGGCAAGGCCGAAAAGGTCAACCCGCTCGCCCCCGCCGACCTGGTGATCGATCACTCGGTGATCGCCGACCTGTTCGGCACCGCCGACGCGTTCGAGCGCAACGTCGAGATCGAGTATCAGCGCAACGGCGAGCGCTACCAGTTCCTGCGCTGGGGCCAGGGAGCTTTCCAGGACTTCAAGGTGGTGCCCCCCGGCACCGGCATCGTGCACCAGGTCAACATCGAATACCTGGCCAGTGTGGTGATGGAGCGCGACGGCGTGGCCTACCCGGACACCTGCGTGGGAACCGACTCGCACACCACGATGGTCAACGGCCTGGGCGTGCTGGGCTGGGGCGTCGGCGGCATCGAGGCCGAGGCCGCGATGCTGGGCCAGCCGGTGTCGATGCTGATCCCGCGGGTCGTCGGCTTCAAGCTGACCGGCGAGATCCAGGCCGGCGTCACCGCCACCGACGTCGTGCTGACCGTCACCGAGATGCTGCGCAAGCACGGTGTCGTCGGCAAGTTCGTCGAGTTCTACGGCAAGGGTGTTTCCGAAGTGCCGCTGGCCAACCGCGCCACGCTGGGCAACATGAGCCCCGAATTCGGTTCCACCGCAGCCATTTTCCCCATCGACGAGGAGACCATCTCCTACCTCAAGTTCACCGGCCGCACGGATCAGCAACTGGCACTGGTGGAGACCTACGCCAAAGAGCAGGGGCTGTGGCACGACCCCGACCACGAGCCCGCCTTCTCGGAGTACCTCGAACTCGACCTGTCCACGGTGGTGCCGTCGATCGCCGGCCCCAAGCGCCCGCAGGACCGAATCGCCTTGTCGGCGGCCAAGTCCACCTTCCGCGACCAGATCCTCAGCTACGTCGACGGTGACACGGACAGCCAGCAGGGCTACTCGAAGCTGGACGAGTCGGTCGAGGAGACCTTCCCGGCCAGCGATCCCGGCGCGGTGTCGAACGGACACGCCGACGATGTTCCCGAGGTCCACTCGGCGGCCGCGCACGCCACCGGCCGCCCCAGCAACCCGGTGACGGTAAAGTCCGACGAGCGAGGCGAATTCGTGCTCGACCACGGCGCGGTGGTGATCGCCGCGGTCACGTCGTGCACCAACACCTCCAACCCCGAGGTGATGCTCGGCGCCGCGCTGCTGGCCCGCAACGCCGTCGAGAAGGGACTGGCGTCCAAGCCGTGGGTGAAGACCACCATGGCGCCCGGCTCACAGGTGGTCAACGACTACTACGACAAGGCCGGGCTGTGGCCGTACCTGGAGAAGCTCGGCTTCTACCTGGTCGGCTACGGCTGCACCACCTGCATCGGCAACTCCGGCCCGCTGCCCGACGAGATCTCGAAGGCCATCAACGACAACGACCTGTCGGTGACCGCCGTGCTCTCGGGCAACCGGAACTTCGAGGGCCGCATCAACCCCGACGTCAAGATGAACTACCTGGCGTCGCCGCCGCTGGTGGTCGCCTACGCGCTGGCCGGAACCATGGACTTCGACTTCGAGTCCCAGCCGCTCGGCAAGGACAAGGACGGCAACGACGTCTTCCTCAAAGACATCTGGCCCTCGCAGAAAGACGTCTCCGACACCATCGCCTCGGCGATCAACTCCGAGATGTTCACCAAGAACTACGGCGACGTGTTCAAGGGCGACGAGCGGTGGCGCAACCTGCCCACCCCGAGCGGCAATACCTTTGAGTGGAACCCGGATTCGACCTACGTCCGCAAACCCCCGTACTTCGACGGCATGCCCGCCGAGCCCGAGCCGGTCGGCGACATCACCGGCGCGCGGGTGCTGGCGCTGCTGGGTGACTCGGTGACCACCGACCACATCTCCCCCGCCAGCAGCATCAAGCCGGGAACCCCGGCGGCGCAGTACCTCGACGAGCACGGCGTGGAGCGCAAGGACTACAACTCCTTCGGCTCGCGGCGCGGCAACCACGAGGTGATGATTCGCGGCACGTTCGCCAACATCCGGCTGCGCAACATGCTGCTCGACGACGTGTCCGGTGGCTACACCCGCGACTTCACCCAGGACGGCGGACCGCAGGCGTTCATCTACGACGCCGCGCAAAACTATGCGGCACAAGACATTCCGCTGGTGGTGCTGGGCGGTAAGGAATACGGATCGGGTTCGTCACGAGACTGGGCCGCCAAGGGAACGCGGCTGCTGGGCGTGCGCGCGGTGATCGCCGAGTCGTTCGAGCGCATCCACCGCTCCAACCTGATCGGCATGGGCGTGATCCCGTTGCAGTTCCCCGACGGCAAGTCGGCCACCGACCTGGGCCTGGACGGCACCGAGGTGTTCGACATCACCGGGATCGAAGAACTCAACAGCGGCAAGACGCCGAAGACGGTGCACGTCAAGGCGAGCAAGGATTCCGGCGATCCGATCGAGTTCGACGCGGTGGTGCGCATCGACACCCCGGGTGAGGCCGACTACTACCGCAACGGCGGCATCCTGCAGTACGTGCTGCGCAACATGCTCAAGTCCGGCTAG